One window from the genome of Lachancea thermotolerans CBS 6340 chromosome B complete sequence encodes:
- the BNA1 gene encoding 3-hydroxyanthranilate 3,4-dioxygenase (highly similar to uniprot|P47096 Saccharomyces cerevisiae YJR025C BNA1 3-hydroxyanthranilic acid dioxygenase required for biosynthesis of nicotinic acid from tryptophan via kynurenine pathway) — translation MSSINQVKAYLHSFQMLNTTPINIEKWLQENGHLLQPPVNNFCLHRGGFTVMIVGGPNERTDYHVNPTPEWFHQKKGFMTLRVVDETLQGNERFKDVTIEEGDSFLLPANVPHNPVRYANTVGIVVEQDRPEGQHDMLRWYCSNCREVVCQFDFQMLDLGTQVKEGIQKFDSDKEYRICKKCGTENFSSPQ, via the coding sequence ATGTCTTCCATAAATCAAGTTAAAGCATATTTGCATAGCTTTCAAATGCTCAACACAACTCCCATTAACATCGAAAAGTGGCTTCAGGAGAACGGCCATCTGCTGCAACCTCCTGTGAACAACTTCTGCCTTCACAGAGGTGGATTTACCGTCATGATTGTCGGCGGACCAAACGAGCGTACGGATTATCATGTGAACCCTACCCCAGAATGGTTTCACCAGAAAAAGGGATTTATGACCTTGCGGGTGGTGGACGAAACTCTACAAGGAAACGAGAGATTTAAAGACGTAACCATCGAGGAGGGTGACTCTTTTTTGCTTCCTGCAAATGTCCCACACAACCCTGTGAGATATGCTAACACGGTTGGCATCGTAGTCGAACAGGACAGACCCGAGGGTCAACACGATATGTTGAGATGGTATTGTTCGAACTGCCGCGAAGTTGTGTGTCAGTTTGACTTTCAGATGCTTGACTTGGGCACCCAGGTGAAAGAGGGAATTCAGAAATTCGACAGTGACAAAGAATACCGCATCTGCAAGAAGTGTGGCACTGAGAACTTCTCCAGTCCCCAGTAA
- the CIR1 gene encoding Cir1p (highly similar to uniprot|P42940 YGR207C Saccharomyces cerevisiae YGR2 Hypothetical ORF), with protein MSKSLRILVPVKRVIDYAIKPRINKAGTGVEKTGVKFSMNPFDDIAVEEAVRIREKHKKLVENIHAVSIGPLKAQDILRTALAKGADTCSHVDVKEAELEPLAVAKILKEMVAKQNANLVILGKQSIDDDCNNTGQMLAGLLNWPQATFAAKVEIDEANMTARVTREIDGGEETVSAPLPLVVTTDLRLNQPRYATLPNLMKAKKKPLEKLSLSDFSKVDAEPRLKVMKVEEPPTRSAGIKVGSVDELIEKLKEVKAI; from the coding sequence ATGAGCAAGTCACTTCGTATTCTGGTTCCCGTCAAGCGGGTTATTGACTATGCTATTAAACCCAGAATCAACAAGGCTGGAACAGGAGTTGAGAAAACGGGTGTTAAGTTCAGTATGAACCCGTTCGATGACATTGCCGTCGAAGAGGCAGTGCGCATTAGagaaaagcacaagaagctCGTGGAAAACATCCACGCGGTTTCCATTGGCCCTTTGAAGGCTCAAGACATTCTGAGAACTGCATTGGCCAAGGGTGCCGACACTTGTAGTCACGTCGACGTCAAAGAAGCCGAGCTAGAGCCTCTGGCAGTTGCAAAAATCCTAAAAGAGATGGTAGCAAAGCAGAATGCGAACTTGGTCATTCTAGGCAAGCAAAGTATTGACGACGATTGCAATAACACAGGTCAGATGTTGGCAGGACTACTGAACTGGCCACAGGCCACATTCGCCGCCAAAGTTGAAATAGACGAGGCTAATATGACCGCCAGAGTGACCCGTGAGATTGACGGTGGTGAGGAGACCGTAAGTGCTCCACTGCCGCTAGTAGTCACCACTGACCTACGTCTAAACCAACCACGTTATGCTACACTTCCTAACCTGAtgaaggccaagaagaagccttTGGAAAAGCTATCTCTATCTGATTTTAGCAAGGTGGACGCTGAGCCTAGACTCAAGGTCATGAAGGTTGAAGAGCCTCCCACGCGTTCTGCGGGCATCAAGGTCGGCTCGGTGGACGAACTGATcgaaaaattgaaagaagtGAAGGCTATCTAA
- the TRX2 gene encoding thioredoxin TRX2 (similar to uniprot|P22217 Saccharomyces cerevisiae YLR043C TRX1 thioredoxin), which translates to MVAQIGSASEFEQAVKVDKLVVVDFFATWCGPCKMIAPMIEKFAEQYPSAAFYKLDVDQVPEVAQQNEVSAMPTILLFKNGQVIDKVVGANPAAIKQKIAAHA; encoded by the coding sequence ATGGTTGCTCAAATTGGTTCCGCTTCTGAATTCGAACAGGCCGTCAAGGTCGACAAGCTGGTTGTTGTCGACTTTTTCGCCACCTGGTGCGGTCCTTGCAAGATGATTGCTCCTATGATCGAAAAGTTCGCCGAGCAGTACCCAAGTGCCGCCTTCTACAAGCTAGACGTCGACCAGGTCCCTGAGGTCGCCCAGCAGAACGAAGTCTCCGCCATGCCAACCATCCTGCTGTTCAAGAACGGCCAGGTCATCGACAAGGTTGTTGGCGCCAACCCAGCTGCCATCAAGCAGAAAATCGCTGCCCACGCCTAA
- the MDE1 gene encoding methylthioribulose 1-phosphate dehydratase MDE1 (highly similar to uniprot|P47095 Saccharomyces cerevisiae YJR024C Hypothetical ORF), giving the protein MASCFCNKVDVTEGTHGTSSSDDALVSSQDPRHPANLICTLCKMFYYNNWVTGTGGGISIKHSKTGHIYIAPSGVQKEQLKPADMFVMDPASGSYLRTPQLYKPSACTPLFMSCYKQRDAGAVIHTHSQHAVMCSLIFDKELRIANIEQIKAIPSGKKDAKTGKDINLSFFDTLVIPIIDNTAHEEDLTEGLQEALQKYPNTTAVIVRRHGIYVWGPSVDKAKVYNEAIDYLMEVAWKMHQLGIPPDCGIGEEKKYL; this is encoded by the coding sequence ATGGCATCATGCTTTTGCAATAAAGTGGACGTGACAGAGGGTACGCATGGTACGAGCTCCTCAGATGATGCACTAGTTTCATCCCAGGACCCACGCCATCCCGCGAACCTGATCTGCACGCTGTGCAAGATGTTCTACTACAACAACTGGGTCACGGGCACAGGCGGAGGGATCTCAATTAAGCACTCCAAGACAGGTCACATCTACATCGCACCATCTGGCGTCCAGAAGGAACAGCTAAAGCCAGCAGACATGTTTGTGATGGACCCTGCAAGCGGTTCATATTTGCGCACCCCACAACTATACAAGCCTAGCGCTTGCACGCCACTCTTCATGTCGTGCTACAAACAGCGCGACGCGGGCGCTGTGATCCACACGCATTCCCAGCACGCCGTCATGTGCTCTCTGATCTTTGATAAGGAGCTTCGTATCGCCAATATTGAGCAGATCAAAGCGATCCCGAGCGGCAAGAAAGACGCCAAAACAGGCAAGGACATCAATTTGTCGTTTTTCGACACGCTCGTGATTCCCATTATCGACAATACAGCGCACGAGGAGGACCTAACCGAGGGTCTGCAGGAGGCTCTCCAGAAATACCCCAACACGACCGCAGTCATCGTGAGAAGACACGGTATTTACGTGTGGGGCCCTAGCGTCGACAAAGCCAAAGTGTACAACGAGGCTATCGACTATTTGATGGAGGTGGCTTGGAAGATGCACCAGCTGGGCATTCCGCCCGACTGTGGCATTggagaagagaaaaagtaTTTGTAA
- the LSM8 gene encoding U4/U6-U5 snRNP complex subunit LSM8 (weakly similar to uniprot|P47093 Saccharomyces cerevisiae YJR022W LSM8 Component of small nuclear ribonucleoprotein complexes involved in RNA processing and splicing) yields the protein MSPLLKDFLNKRIVVVTTDGQCVKAMLEGFDKSTNLLLSDVRDRVSGDVVASSYLVRGNQVVCCGLLEEESSPQPDFGAESVSAQLKDTKNIVPDEHLIWQRVWGMKAGK from the coding sequence ATGTCGCCGTTGTTGAAGGATTTCCTCAACAAGCGCATTGTGGTTGTCACGACCGATGGCCAGTGCGTTAAAGCGATGCTAGAAGGGTTTGACAAAAGCACAAACCTTCTGCTCTCAGACGTGCGAGACCGGGTTTCTGGAGACGTAGTAGCTAGCTCTTACCTCGTGCGAGGGAACCAAGTAGTTTGTTGCGGTCTGCTAGAAGAGGAGTCTTCTCCTCAGCCTGATTTCGGCGCCGAATCCGTCAGCGCCCAACTCAAGGACACCAAGAATATAGTACCTGACGAACACCTGATCTGGCAGCGTGTCTGGGGAATGAAAGCCGGTAAATAG
- the SER2 gene encoding phosphoserine phosphatase (similar to uniprot|P42941 Saccharomyces cerevisiae YGR208W SER2 phosphoserine phosphatase), with translation MSSAEIVVTLIAHGSELSEQTKSGFRAFLNDLSDVELEQEKALSVRAYDFFLRTQKDVAVIKETMGSLGNGILDVIVQKNSEWRKKKGLVVFDMDSTLIYQEVIELIAAYAQVEDRVAEITERAMNNELDFKQSLQERVALLKGIKTATLYDEIKAKLRVTEGVPELTRGLQKTGCKLAVLSGGFTPFANHMKEVLGLDFARANVLATETDASTGEEVLSGYTLGDVVDGECKAATLIELAREHGVPIEATVMVGDGGNDLPAMGVAGFGIAWNAKPKVQAAAPSKLNTRSMQDAFYIFGYTDGEIQELLK, from the coding sequence ATGTCTTCCGCTGAGATAGTAGTCACTCTGATAGCACATGGTTCTGAGCTCTCTGAGCAAACCAAGAGCGGGTTTCGCGCGTTCCTGAATGATCTCTCTGACGTCGAACTAGAGCAGGAAAAAGCGCTGTCTGTGAGAGCTTATGACTTCTTTTTAAGGACCCAAAAAGATGTCGCTGTCATTAAAGAAACCATGGGTAGCCTTGGCAATGGCATTTTGGATGTTATTGTGCAGAAGAACTCGGAGTGGCGCAAGAAAAAAGGTCTCGTAGTGTTCGACATGGACTCGACCTTGATCTATCAGGAAGTCATTGAATTGATTGCTGCGTATGCGCAAGTCGAGGACCGTGTGGCTGAAATCACAGAGCGTGCCATGAATAATGAGCTGGACTTCAAGCAGTCCTTGCAGGAGCGCGTGGCTCTGCTGAAGGGTATCAAAACAGCTACACTGTACGACGAGATCAAGGCGAAGCTGCGGGTGACAGAGGGTGTTCCAGAGCTTACGCGAGGCTTGCAAAAGACCGGATGTAAGCTCGCTGTTTTAAGTGGCGGGTTTACGCCATTTGCCAATCACATGAAGGAGGTGCTGGGACTGGATTTCGCACGGGCCAACGTACTGGCCACAGAGACGGACGCGAGCACGGGCGAGGAGGTGCTGAGCGGCTACACCCTCGGGGACGTTGTGGATGGCGAGTGCAAGGCTGCGACGTTGATCGAGCTTGCGCGCGAGCACGGAGTGCCAATCGAAGCCACGGTGATGGTTGGAGACGGCGGAAACGACTTGCCTGCGATGGGCGTTGCTGGGTTCGGAATTGCCTGGAACGCGAAGCCCAAGGTCCAGGCTGCCGCACCTTCCAAGCTCAACACGCGCTCTATGCAAGACGCGTTCTACATCTTTGGATACACTGACGGTGAGATCCAGGAGCTCCTAAAATGA
- the MVB12 gene encoding ubiquitin-binding ESCRT-I subunit protein MVB12 (similar to uniprot|P42939 Saccharomyces cerevisiae YGR206W Hypothetical ORF), which yields MGLSAEDVLHQIPLRNAHADLLPQAQRKLDLPPLALPETTPAKQHLEAWIEECSQISQAIKQRKDRGKRFDTWYAENCLSKQPPGITDCAVLSPSRRQVKENSV from the coding sequence ATGGGATTATCAGCTGAAGACGTGCTACATCAAATACCTCTGCGGAACGCGCATGCCGATTTGCTGCCGCAGGCACAGCGCAAGCTTGATCTACCACCCCTGGCACTGCCAGAAACAACACCAGCAAAACAACACCTAGAGGCGTGGATTGAAGAGTGCAGTCAGATATCGCAGGCGATTAAGCAACGAAAGGATAGAGGCAAACGCTTCGACACATGGTACGCCGAGAACTGCCTCTCGAAACAGCCCCCTGGTATCACAGATTGCGCGGTACTCTCGCCGTCTAGAAGGCAGGTGAAAGAAAACTCCGTATGA
- the STU2 gene encoding Stu2p (similar to uniprot|P46675 Saccharomyces cerevisiae YLR045C STU2 Microtubule-associated protein (MAP) of the XMAP215/Dis1 family regulates microtubule dynamics during spindle orientation and metaphase chromosome alignment interacts with spindle pole body component Spc72p) produces the protein MADSEDGDFTSLPLSERLDHKLWKARLHGYQELQALFQKASVTSVPRELAQYWANPDLFAGYIVDSNVVAQEQAITALQNMLEYLCEFRDTPRSDEMRGRWLPLLAEKGLSSSRNSTKAKAQECVLILVSLDRSVEHSIELLEPSLTNKLPRLVANCVECISNIVESFGLAQVSNMSGFLPVLLEPLPKLSSHADRNVRSQTMNLILQLYKWLGRDLLQELLLEKLKPIQQRDLDKTFGKYDGEIPPTSQPRPFQWQKGLEVQNLEGSKDKDGDTLMGESFPDVKAHANPGLPQLDPFELLPVSPVLEKFPLDFMERITSSKWKDRVEVLEEILNQVLIPTKKFEAKGQDYSDFLRAVAHVIEKDANVQAVTLAAQCVQQLCQKLKANFTRSYGSIVLRSLLERSKEKKASVNEAICEALNNIADCCGVDACLEDNLSFINHKTPQVRTESTRFLTRLLKKWTPEGRHFGDELLIKLVPDISQMLLKIVGDTQPTVRDAGFECLATLMKLVGEREVSDVLDKLDNLKKKKVYEHYEKVEVAGGATKGAVTSAPARREKPSMPYTPNASRRQAPRTTPTPDLSAQATSGSTLPLRKPLSTIPSKRGPSSPLKTGTRVETYQDGASSMKSRLTARSLTTDSAPASKPQAAPHAGFEELQRQKQKWLKERQEFLATITDFQNKASHLSSENSSLRQQLDTVQSSLHESNIELRSKEMQITRLQDRISNLEQELEAKSTLPSSNYGVRSASSFEPPSAPLSLAPPGTPPTKRVFSSSSNGRASPSFDANSDRIADSRLPSVGSRLRSPSECSDDLPHRVNSLQLRSAERAATTGNSFLNDESWKRAAEVTSQLKARIERMRAKTRGMGNS, from the coding sequence ATGGCAGACTCCGAAGACGGCGATTTTACCTCTCTGCCGCTCTCCGAAAGATTGGATCACAAGCTATGGAAGGCGCGCCTGCACGGGTACCAGGAGCTGCAGGCGctgttccaaaaagcttctgtGACATCTGTCCCGCGGGAACTCGCGCAGTATTGGGCCAACCCTGACTTGTTCGCCGGCTATATTGTGGACTCTAATGTTGTAGCACAGGAGCAAGCGATAACAGCACTGCAAAATATGCTTGAGTATCTATGCGAGTTCCGGGATACGCCGCGCTCAGACGAAATGCGTGGGCGCTGGCTGCCGTTACTGGCCGAGAAAGGCCTCAGTTCATCGCGTAACTCGACAAAGGCCAAAGCCCAGGAATGCGTCCTTATCTTAGTATCGCTCGATCGGTCCGTGGAACACTCTATCGAGCTTTTGGAGCCTTCACTCACCAATAAGCTCCCCAGGCTTGTCGCTAACTGTGTCGAATGCATATCTAATATTGTGGAGAGTTTTGGCCTGGCACAAGTTAGCAACATGTCCGGGTTTCTACCTGTTCTGCTTGAACCCCTGCCGAAACTTTCTAGTCATGCCGACCGAAACGTTAGGTCTCAAACCATGAATCTCATCCTGCAGCTTTACAAGTGGCTAGGTCGGGACCTACTCCAGGAACTGCTGTTagaaaagttgaagcctATCCAGCAGCGTGACCTCGACAAGACGTTTGGCAAATACGACGGCGAGATCCCTCCAACCTCCCAACCGCGTCCATTTCAGTGGCAGAAGGGGctcgaagttcaaaatttaGAAGGTAGCAAAGACAAGGATGGTGACACCTTGATGGGAGAGTCTTTTCCTGATGTCAAAGCTCACGCAAATCCTGGACTTCCTCAGCTTGACCCTTTCGAGCTCCTGCCAGTTTCGCCGGTTCTCGAAAAATTTCCGCTCGATTTCATGGAAAGAATAACATCATCCAAGTGGAAGGATCGTGTTGaagttctggaagaaaTACTCAACCAAGTTCTGATTCCAaccaagaaatttgaggCCAAGGGCCAGGACTACAGTGATTTTTTGAGGGCTGTCGCTCATGTAATAGAGAAAGATGCAAATGTTCAAGCGGTTACACTGGCAGCACAATGCGTCCAGCAATTATGccagaagctgaaagcaAACTTCACCAGGAGTTACGGCTCCATTGTGCTGAGATCACTGCTCGAGCGGtccaaagagaagaaggcttcGGTGAATGAAGCGATTTGCGAAGCACTCAACAATATTGCCGACTGCTGTGGTGTAGATGCTTGCCTCGAAGACAATTTGAGCTTTATTAACCACAAAACTCCCCAGGTTCGAACAGAAAGTACTAGGTTTCTGACGCGCCTTCTGAAAAAATGGACGCCTGAAGGTCGCCACtttggcgatgagctgctcATCAAATTAGTACCTGATATTTCACAAATGCTACTTAAAATCGTTGGAGATACTCAGCCAACAGTACGTGACGCCGGGTTCGAGTGCTTGGCTACCTTAATGAAGCTCGTTGGAGAGAGAGAAGTTTCTGACGTGCTGGACAAGCTTGACAAtttaaagaagaaaaaagtcTACGAACATTATGAGAAAGTCGAGGTCGCGGGTGGTGCCACAAAGGGTGCCGTCACATCGGCTCCTGCACGAAGGGAGAAGCCCTCGATGCCTTACACTCCCAACGCGAGCCGTCGCCAAGCGCCGCGCACGACTCCTACACCTGACTTGAGTGCGCAGGCAACCAGCGGAAGCACCTTGCCGCTTCGGAAACCGCTGTCGACAATACCTTCCAAGAGAGGCCCTTCATCGCCTCTAAAGACAGGCACTCGAGTGGAAACTTACCAAGATGGAGCGTCGTCCATGAAATCCAGACTGACGGCGCGTTCCTTGACTACTGACTCCGCACCTGCCTCGAAACCGCAGGCAGCGCCTCATGCAGGattcgaagaacttcaaagacaGAAGCAAAAGTGGCTTAAAGAGCGCCAAGAATTTTTGGCCACCATCACAGACTTCCAAAACAAGGCTTCGCATTTGAGCTCAGAAAATTCTTCTTTACGACAGCAGTTGGACACCGTTCAATCCAGCTTACACGAAAGCAACATCGAGCTGCGATCAAAGGAAATGCAGATTACTCGTCTTCAAGATCGGATATCCAACCTAGAGCAGGAGTTAGAAGCCAAGTCAACCCTGCCCTCTTCCAATTACGGCGTTCGGTCGGCTTCCTCATTCGAACCTCCGTCGGCGCCGCTATCTTTAGCACCACCTGGGACCCCGCCAACCAAAAGAGTTttctcctcctcatctAACGGCCGCGCTTCGCCATCGTTCGACGCAAATTCAGATAGGATTGCAGACAGCCGTCTACCGAGCGTCGGTAGTAGACTGAGGTCCCCGAGTGAATGTAGCGACGACTTGCCTCATAGAGTAAACTCCTTGCAGCTGCGTTCCGCGGAGCGTGCTGCCACGACCGGCAAtagctttttgaatgacGAAAGCTGGAAAAGAGCGGCTGAGGTAACATCGCAACTAAAGGCTAGGATAGAGCGCATGAGGGCTAAGACACGGGGTATGGGTAATTCGTGA
- the TDA10 gene encoding putative ATP-dependent kinase (similar to uniprot|P42938 Saccharomyces cerevisiae YGR205W Protein that binds ATP crystal structure resembles that of E.coli pantothenate kinase), with protein MTKRTLVDESTHFVLTHYDSKPEGKEGDDRSPFLVLISGPQGSGKTTSTHAIKQKLHELRPELKCLCVSIDDFYLTHADQQKVSNNNSGNGLQQGRGLPGTHDMRLLDSFMQRLHENKGSVHVPVYDKSLFGGEGDRSASADEVALPVDVVIVEGWFLGFEAVGEKTLEQMRSEVSSPRGKLLRTHELQHLLQVDSGLGAYARALWNNPTFRSVGVVIAADVANIYRWRQQQEAQMIAKYGSGMNEEQVKAFVLRYMPCYELYYRSLMEHGSLGTEAALVVHIDADRTVTGVEEKTRAA; from the coding sequence ATGACCAAGAGAACGCTCGTGGACGAATCCACACATTTCGTACTGACCCATTATGACAGCAAGCCCGAGGGAAAAGAGGGGGATGACCGATCCCCATTTTTGGTCCTTATCTCCGGTCCTCAAGGCTCCGGCAAGACGACTTCCACGCACGCCATAAAACAAAAGCTGCATGAACTGAGGCCGGAGCTGAAATGCCTCTGCGTCTCAATCGACGACTTTTACCTCACACATGCTGACCAGCAGAAAGTGTCGAACAACAACTCGGGCAATGGCCTTCAACAAGGGCGGGGCCTCCCGGGCACGCACGACATGCGTCTTCTTGACAGTTTCATGCAGCGTTTGCATGAAAATAAAGGTTCTGTGCATGTGCCCGTGTACGACAAATCGCTCTTCGGCGGGGAGGGCGACAGGTCTGCCAGCGCGGACGAGGTAGCACTGCCCGTAGACGTGGTGATCGTGGAGGGCTGGTTCCTGGGGTTTGAGGCCGTCGGCGAGAAGACGCTGGAACAAATGCGGTCCGAGGTGTCCTCGCCGCGGGGAAAACTGCTACGGACGCACGAACTGCAGCATCTGCTCCAAGTAGATTCGGGTCTAGGAGCTTACGCACGTGCTCTTTGGAACAACCCAACATTTCGGTCGGTGGGCGTTGTGATCGCGGCCGACGTGGCCAACATTTACCGCTGGAGGCAGCAACAGGAGGCGCAGATGATTGCGAAATACGGTAGCGGAATGAATGAGGAGCAAGTCAAGGCGTTTGTGCTGAGGTACATGCCCTGTTACGAGCTGTATTACCGGTCCCTCATGGAGCACGGCAGCTTGGGCACTGAGGCAGCTCTGGTAGTGCACATTGACGCCGACAGAACAGTCACGGGCGTTGAAGAGAAAACGCGAGCCGCATGA